Proteins encoded within one genomic window of Methanothrix harundinacea 6Ac:
- a CDS encoding DUF4198 domain-containing protein has protein sequence MVIKTKSIITLLLLLILGGMTMNASGHALWVESKDVAEAGATQPVYFFYGHAGSVAGFSVPLMDAAYLLTPAGERLDLAMETGDWVPGYGWVPYGYNDVALSTPGDYVFAVARSPSVYDPGWGGTQASNPRLGYSYATMVIHAGDEGKESWEAGVPLEIVPEKAPYEIMNKDNVTFTALWNGEPVNATFTAYYWTWDAHGGDAVQTGSAGEGGSFTVSFTQAGPWQVMASIDLNEPGKWTATYDHSGGRFKAGDEVDYNVVRYTNVMSVWVKA, from the coding sequence ATGGTGATTAAAACGAAGAGCATAATTACTTTGTTGCTCCTCCTAATCCTGGGAGGGATGACGATGAACGCCAGCGGCCACGCCCTCTGGGTCGAGTCGAAGGACGTCGCCGAGGCCGGGGCAACTCAGCCCGTCTACTTCTTCTACGGCCATGCCGGGAGCGTGGCGGGCTTCTCCGTCCCCCTGATGGACGCCGCCTACCTCCTGACCCCGGCGGGGGAGAGGCTCGACCTCGCGATGGAGACGGGCGACTGGGTCCCCGGATACGGCTGGGTCCCCTATGGGTATAATGACGTGGCCCTCAGCACCCCCGGCGACTACGTCTTCGCCGTCGCCAGGTCTCCCTCCGTCTACGATCCGGGCTGGGGCGGGACCCAGGCCAGCAACCCCAGGCTCGGCTACAGCTACGCCACCATGGTGATCCACGCCGGCGACGAGGGGAAGGAGAGCTGGGAGGCGGGGGTCCCCCTGGAGATAGTCCCGGAGAAGGCCCCCTATGAGATCATGAACAAGGATAACGTCACCTTCACCGCCCTCTGGAACGGCGAGCCGGTGAACGCCACCTTCACCGCCTACTACTGGACCTGGGACGCCCACGGCGGCGACGCCGTCCAGACCGGGTCCGCCGGGGAGGGCGGCTCGTTCACCGTCAGCTTCACCCAGGCGGGGCCCTGGCAGGTTATGGCCAGCATAGACCTCAACGAGCCCGGGAAGTGGACCGCCACCTACGACCACAGCGGTGGGAGGTTCAAGGCCGGGGATGAGGTGGACTACAACGTCGTCCGGTACACCAACGTCATGTCGGTCTGGGTGAAGGCGTAA
- a CDS encoding DUF4198 domain-containing protein: protein MMKWNIVIAMALLSLLVAPAAAHSLWVEAEDAVEVGEVKDVYSLFGHPGSSAGMYVPLMDAFYLVSPAGERLDLATEEGTWLPGFGRIGYLSSKAAFRWPGDYVLASVRAPGVYDSGWHGGESSPMLVKDYAKAVISAGEGGEKAWDGGFPLEVQFEAAPYEAKAGDSFSAVAVFNGEPVAANYTAWYWTVDAHSSPEAQRGTAGDDGSFSVLFEKAGPWVIEVETTTDEAGEWNATYSNPYYQEGELVSYEKVWHRSTLTLWVR from the coding sequence ATGATGAAATGGAATATCGTCATCGCCATGGCTCTCCTGAGCCTTCTGGTGGCCCCCGCCGCCGCCCACAGCCTCTGGGTCGAGGCGGAGGACGCGGTGGAGGTCGGCGAGGTGAAGGATGTATACTCCCTCTTCGGCCACCCCGGAAGCTCGGCGGGGATGTACGTCCCCCTGATGGATGCCTTCTATCTGGTATCCCCCGCCGGGGAGAGGCTCGACCTCGCGACGGAGGAGGGGACTTGGCTTCCCGGCTTCGGAAGGATCGGCTACCTCTCCAGCAAGGCCGCCTTCCGCTGGCCCGGAGACTACGTCCTCGCCTCCGTCCGGGCCCCCGGGGTCTATGATTCTGGATGGCACGGCGGGGAGAGCAGCCCGATGCTGGTCAAGGATTACGCCAAGGCGGTCATCTCCGCCGGGGAGGGGGGCGAGAAGGCCTGGGACGGAGGCTTCCCCCTGGAGGTCCAGTTCGAAGCGGCCCCTTACGAGGCGAAGGCTGGGGATAGCTTCAGCGCCGTCGCCGTCTTCAACGGCGAGCCCGTCGCCGCCAACTACACCGCCTGGTACTGGACCGTCGACGCCCACTCCTCCCCCGAGGCCCAGAGGGGTACCGCCGGCGATGACGGGAGCTTCTCCGTCCTCTTCGAGAAGGCAGGCCCCTGGGTGATCGAGGTGGAGACGACGACGGACGAGGCAGGAGAATGGAACGCCACCTACAGCAACCCCTACTATCAGGAGGGGGAGCTCGTCTCCTACGAGAAGGTCTGGCACCGGTCCACCCTCACCCTCTGGGTGAGGTGA
- a CDS encoding DUF362 domain-containing protein: MSFLIDPPLLFISGILIYFLGRRLGWNRHAKIVVGVGLLLVFIIFSSLLYADVFRAVFPLFPEATGSAFMLHSSWTKVTREMVPTAAVVILFLLYPLWLFAGYAGVLLLTKRRWVTKELLSREDVRSRRPQVPSVYSVVRDPDPRRAVREAVAALGGMEQFVGSGDRVLIKVNICGGVPEVKGTFTSPEVVGEVVDMVRGAGGEAVICDADMIWNKFWTVAAASGWAAWAEEKGVPLVNLSETRIVGFDFGEGSAIGVDHVSRDLVEADVIISIPTMKTHLLTGVTLGMKNMYGTFPEVDKARYHKMKIEEVIYEVNRAFTPNLVIVDGSIGNEAIGPLSSRPIDFQTIIASNDVVCADSIASQMMGYDPSEVVHLSLAAERGLGDASKRFDLASLPYRHASGKDGSWDRPEAKVKDFYNWGIELLLKFPGWTTLFNVGADFFLYDMARLPVFRYLTPGLLKLLNDSVYLVLRGQGDTEADRSRRRINVFLLLLLAEAAIIGFFLDGYLMSSFLFNLNFLVAIAVAILAAARMKTRHLLALILSTAAVMIVVERILTSSGIVDYKGSLGPTLFVVSGWTLLMVAIYGISDLFRLWFERLHLFDRLDRWRPLPFAAAAAVFATFFYLEGYFPLAGGDVLGLYAALILLGLLTSLRATIAWNAALVVVSVALGGYMELLGHSGGLWSYSLTEGLPIFMTIATAINAAAVYAVASIAGVDLSRSTAGKAEDPSSGRAGSGRRRAPPPAF, from the coding sequence ATGAGCTTTCTCATAGATCCGCCCCTTCTCTTCATCTCAGGGATCTTGATCTACTTCTTGGGCCGCCGCCTCGGCTGGAATAGACATGCGAAGATTGTGGTAGGGGTAGGTCTGCTGCTTGTATTTATAATTTTTAGCTCCCTATTGTACGCCGACGTATTCCGGGCCGTCTTCCCCCTCTTCCCCGAGGCGACCGGATCGGCCTTCATGCTCCACTCCAGCTGGACGAAGGTGACGAGGGAGATGGTCCCCACCGCCGCCGTCGTCATCCTCTTCCTCCTCTACCCCCTCTGGCTCTTCGCCGGGTACGCCGGCGTCCTCCTCCTGACGAAGCGGAGGTGGGTCACCAAAGAGCTCCTCTCCCGGGAGGACGTCCGGAGCCGCCGCCCCCAGGTTCCCTCGGTCTACTCCGTGGTGAGGGACCCCGACCCCCGGCGGGCCGTCCGGGAGGCGGTGGCCGCCCTCGGCGGGATGGAGCAGTTCGTCGGATCTGGGGACCGGGTCCTGATCAAGGTCAACATCTGCGGCGGGGTCCCCGAGGTGAAGGGGACCTTCACCAGCCCCGAGGTGGTCGGGGAGGTCGTCGATATGGTCCGGGGGGCGGGGGGCGAGGCCGTCATATGCGACGCCGACATGATCTGGAACAAGTTCTGGACCGTCGCCGCCGCCTCCGGCTGGGCCGCCTGGGCGGAGGAGAAGGGGGTCCCCCTCGTCAACCTCTCCGAGACGAGGATCGTCGGCTTCGACTTCGGCGAGGGGTCGGCCATCGGCGTCGACCACGTCTCCCGGGATCTGGTGGAGGCGGACGTCATCATCTCCATCCCCACCATGAAGACCCACCTCCTGACGGGGGTGACCCTGGGGATGAAGAACATGTACGGGACCTTCCCGGAGGTGGACAAGGCGCGGTACCACAAGATGAAGATCGAGGAGGTGATCTACGAGGTGAACCGGGCCTTCACCCCGAACCTGGTCATCGTCGACGGGTCGATAGGAAACGAGGCGATCGGCCCCCTCAGCTCCAGGCCCATCGACTTTCAGACCATCATAGCCTCCAACGACGTCGTCTGCGCCGACTCCATCGCCTCTCAGATGATGGGGTACGACCCGTCGGAGGTGGTCCACCTCTCCCTCGCCGCCGAGCGGGGGCTCGGGGACGCCTCCAAGAGGTTCGACCTCGCCTCCCTCCCCTACAGGCACGCCAGCGGCAAGGACGGGAGCTGGGACCGGCCCGAGGCGAAGGTGAAGGACTTCTACAACTGGGGGATCGAGCTCTTGCTGAAGTTTCCCGGGTGGACGACCCTCTTCAACGTCGGGGCCGACTTCTTCCTCTACGACATGGCGAGGCTCCCCGTCTTCAGGTACCTCACCCCGGGGCTGCTGAAGCTCTTGAACGACTCGGTCTACCTCGTCCTGCGGGGGCAGGGGGATACGGAGGCGGACAGATCACGGAGGAGGATCAACGTCTTCCTCCTCCTCCTCCTGGCAGAGGCGGCGATCATCGGCTTCTTCCTCGACGGCTACCTCATGAGCTCCTTCCTCTTCAACCTCAACTTCCTCGTCGCCATCGCCGTCGCGATCCTCGCCGCTGCGAGGATGAAGACCCGTCACCTCCTCGCCCTCATCCTCTCGACGGCGGCGGTGATGATCGTCGTTGAGAGGATCTTGACATCGTCGGGGATCGTAGATTATAAAGGAAGCCTGGGCCCCACCCTCTTCGTCGTATCGGGGTGGACGCTCTTGATGGTGGCGATCTACGGGATATCGGATCTCTTCAGGCTCTGGTTTGAGAGGCTCCACCTCTTCGACCGCCTCGATAGGTGGCGGCCGCTTCCCTTCGCCGCCGCCGCCGCCGTCTTCGCCACATTCTTCTATCTGGAGGGGTACTTCCCGCTGGCGGGAGGGGACGTTCTGGGGCTCTACGCCGCCCTCATCCTCCTCGGCCTCCTCACCTCCCTCCGGGCCACCATCGCCTGGAACGCCGCCCTGGTGGTGGTGAGCGTGGCCCTGGGGGGGTATATGGAGCTCTTGGGCCACAGCGGTGGGCTGTGGTCCTACAGCCTGACGGAGGGGCTCCCCATCTTCATGACCATCGCCACCGCCATCAACGCCGCTGCCGTCTATGCCGTCGCCTCCATCGCCGGGGTGGACCTCTCCCGCTCCACCGCCGGGAAGGCAGAGGACCCGTCTTCCGGCCGTGCTGGGTCCGGCCGCCGACGGGCTCCTCCTCCAGCGTTCTAA
- the hisF gene encoding imidazole glycerol phosphate synthase subunit HisF — MTDIKRIIPCLDVKVVDGRPSVVKGVKFVDLKRQGDPVELALRYDADGADELVFLDITASAEGRRTMVEVARRTAREVSVPFAVGGGINSIEGIVEILDAGADKVGINTAAVKDPDLIRRAAAAVGSDRITVAIDAVRNPVPKEGSELFPLEDGSSAWFEVVILGGRKAIGLDAVAWARRVEELGAGEVLLTSMDRDGTSDGYDIPLTRAVASAVGIPVIASGGAKNPEHMLQAFREAGADAALAAGIFHRGEYTVRGAKEYLRSKGVSVRL, encoded by the coding sequence ATGACCGATATTAAGAGGATCATACCCTGCCTCGACGTCAAGGTCGTCGACGGCCGGCCCTCCGTCGTCAAGGGAGTGAAGTTCGTAGACCTCAAGAGGCAGGGCGACCCCGTCGAGCTCGCCCTCCGCTACGACGCCGACGGCGCCGACGAGCTCGTCTTCCTGGACATCACCGCCTCCGCCGAGGGGAGGAGGACGATGGTGGAGGTGGCCCGCCGGACCGCCCGGGAGGTCTCCGTCCCCTTCGCCGTCGGCGGCGGGATCAATAGCATAGAGGGGATCGTCGAGATCCTCGACGCCGGCGCCGACAAGGTGGGGATCAACACCGCCGCGGTGAAGGACCCCGACCTGATCCGGCGGGCGGCGGCGGCCGTCGGCTCCGACCGGATCACCGTCGCCATCGACGCCGTCCGAAACCCCGTCCCGAAGGAGGGCTCGGAGCTCTTCCCCCTGGAGGACGGAAGCTCCGCCTGGTTTGAGGTGGTGATCCTCGGAGGGCGGAAGGCCATCGGCCTCGACGCCGTCGCCTGGGCCCGCCGGGTCGAGGAGCTCGGCGCGGGCGAGGTCCTCCTCACCAGCATGGACCGGGACGGGACGAGCGACGGCTACGACATCCCCCTCACCCGGGCCGTCGCCTCGGCGGTGGGGATACCGGTGATCGCAAGCGGCGGGGCGAAGAATCCCGAGCACATGCTCCAGGCCTTCCGGGAGGCGGGGGCGGACGCCGCCCTCGCCGCCGGGATCTTCCACCGGGGCGAGTACACCGTCCGGGGGGCGAAGGAGTACCTCCGGTCGAAGGGGGTCAGTGTCCGGCTTTAG
- a CDS encoding DUF7507 domain-containing protein, with the protein MRRRRKDRAGALPLALLLILAALAFGLASASASADEAADGGGDGGESGVYSIACNLPPAVVKNVSLSAEIPKGLVYKSESLSISGAADLASALVTSSGPADGSGAVALAIFFPEVNNSLDADILIQFVAVVADIPENADGAVLADLPVRLSFDDGLGGEESSFSGSIPGVCVVEPALGVNKRVVGPSADGKGLVYEVAVFHTSSSTSAAYDVLLADLLPAGASVSGFVTVAGPAWKSAVVSTGPTVSFDCVDLAWTAASPVLVRYEAASFASDESGSSGPAAAGGTLAWTSASGPVEEERSYLLEYALEPYASLELSIEADVSGVTVGDLVTYVYRLRNSGFANLTDLAVVDAFLGPIPLDKTALAPGEAALGTAERAVVSDDFPGPLVANATASGQAEGGAGVAASAALELPFFENHLSIVKRADKKSAERGELVNYTITIANGAVDSPVSPTDLVVEDVFSRPVEIVAVSPKPVSDHPHLVWAFKELKAGDREEIKITIRVPDEQDFAFDSAQAVTGTGFVSLRNEYSTAYEPFPLRNCASVTYTHGAEKNTRKLTSCASVAIRGGAGTSLSTKEHGSGTYASGEVVAVRTENRSISFEKDLSAAAGETTLGLYRGRTVTYSSPWSSSAVGRNRVTGASITEAYRRSSSIDRESRLLLDKNESAISFEAEFDGTATFGFVRMPDNSSFRATPLYEAREDYSGSFRVVERVDEYGSGVKSERAASGTGIVAVDKRVGETQRSFEHGSGTYEADELIETYTSYIAKNIYVSYEPLGPGSSLWKEGIASKKPGISLLSEEYSQIAELEKDSIARGLNELETTAAFSGTARYRVLYSNRTRDPGANASAAPCAAGGACGPCAPCSDGTANGTADASCDAKAFRHRPEIDIDEIYSGDYRVERRVMISGASKYDHPHLNVTKSLVGIKSEELDWDYGEAHLPGEVKTRRVADYTIRIENDGSRALAPILVRDLFPPGATFIDSSLRPTASAAGSANWTLTHLAIGGVAEISLRLDVTRFAGEEMTNRVEVCGGYGDNWVCAGNYTSLQRRWLACCPQDEITVVKTARIDPENPLVVLYTVVVENTAAATRAATVTDYLPQGMALLASSLPVASQEDGVVVWVLPSMAPGEKVTIEFSALAPGLGRYTNVVEVEASSVDGPGVEPLHVASVVQVGSPEECGPAGCGIWQPPAWDFQRIGYVPDPLGCEIFAGEEGLPEV; encoded by the coding sequence ATGAGGAGGAGGAGAAAAGATCGAGCGGGGGCCCTGCCCCTGGCGCTGCTGTTGATCCTGGCGGCCCTAGCTTTCGGGCTCGCCTCGGCTTCGGCCTCGGCCGACGAGGCGGCCGATGGAGGCGGGGACGGCGGTGAGAGCGGAGTCTACTCCATAGCCTGCAACCTGCCGCCCGCGGTCGTCAAGAACGTCTCCCTATCCGCCGAGATCCCGAAGGGCCTGGTCTACAAATCCGAGAGCCTATCCATCTCCGGCGCCGCCGACCTCGCTTCCGCCCTGGTCACATCCAGCGGCCCCGCGGACGGCTCCGGCGCCGTCGCCCTCGCCATCTTCTTTCCCGAGGTGAACAATTCCCTCGATGCTGATATCCTCATCCAGTTCGTCGCCGTCGTCGCCGACATCCCCGAGAACGCCGACGGCGCGGTCTTAGCGGACCTTCCCGTCCGCCTCTCCTTCGACGATGGCCTTGGCGGGGAGGAGAGCAGCTTCTCCGGCTCGATTCCGGGGGTCTGTGTCGTCGAGCCTGCCTTGGGCGTGAATAAGCGGGTCGTCGGCCCCTCGGCCGACGGCAAGGGCCTCGTCTACGAGGTCGCGGTCTTTCACACCTCCTCTTCGACCTCGGCCGCCTACGACGTCCTCCTCGCCGACCTCCTCCCGGCCGGGGCGTCCGTCTCCGGCTTCGTCACCGTCGCCGGCCCCGCCTGGAAGTCCGCGGTCGTCTCCACCGGGCCGACCGTCTCCTTCGATTGCGTAGACCTGGCCTGGACCGCCGCCTCTCCTGTGTTGGTGAGGTACGAGGCCGCCTCCTTCGCCTCCGACGAGTCCGGCTCCTCCGGCCCCGCCGCGGCCGGCGGGACCCTCGCCTGGACGTCCGCCTCCGGGCCGGTGGAGGAGGAGCGCAGCTACCTCCTCGAATACGCCCTGGAGCCCTACGCCTCCCTCGAGCTCTCGATCGAGGCGGACGTCTCCGGGGTCACCGTCGGCGATCTCGTCACCTACGTCTACCGCCTCAGAAACTCCGGCTTCGCCAACCTCACCGATTTAGCCGTCGTCGACGCCTTCCTGGGGCCGATCCCCCTGGATAAGACGGCCCTCGCCCCCGGCGAGGCCGCCCTGGGGACCGCGGAGAGGGCCGTCGTCTCCGACGACTTCCCCGGCCCCCTCGTCGCCAACGCCACCGCCTCCGGGCAGGCAGAAGGGGGCGCCGGGGTCGCCGCCTCCGCCGCCCTGGAGCTCCCCTTCTTCGAGAACCACCTCTCCATAGTCAAGAGGGCGGACAAGAAGTCGGCGGAGCGGGGGGAGCTCGTCAACTACACCATCACCATCGCCAACGGCGCCGTCGATAGCCCCGTCTCTCCCACCGACCTCGTCGTCGAGGACGTCTTCAGCCGCCCCGTCGAGATCGTCGCCGTCTCGCCCAAGCCCGTCTCCGACCACCCCCACCTCGTATGGGCGTTTAAAGAGCTGAAGGCCGGGGACAGGGAGGAGATCAAGATCACCATCCGGGTCCCCGACGAGCAGGACTTCGCCTTCGACTCGGCCCAGGCGGTCACCGGCACCGGCTTCGTCAGCCTCCGAAACGAGTACTCCACCGCCTACGAGCCCTTCCCCTTGCGGAACTGCGCCTCCGTCACCTACACCCACGGGGCCGAGAAGAACACGAGAAAGCTCACCAGCTGCGCCTCCGTCGCCATCCGGGGCGGGGCGGGGACGAGCCTCTCGACCAAAGAGCACGGCTCCGGCACCTACGCCTCCGGGGAGGTCGTCGCCGTCCGGACGGAGAACAGGTCGATCTCCTTCGAGAAGGACCTCTCCGCCGCCGCCGGCGAGACGACCCTGGGGCTCTACCGGGGCAGGACCGTCACCTACTCCTCCCCCTGGTCCTCCTCCGCCGTCGGGAGAAACCGGGTGACCGGAGCCTCGATCACCGAGGCCTACCGCCGCTCCTCCTCCATAGACCGGGAGTCGCGCCTCCTCCTCGACAAGAACGAGTCGGCGATCTCCTTCGAGGCCGAGTTCGACGGGACCGCCACCTTCGGCTTCGTCAGGATGCCCGACAACTCCTCCTTCCGGGCCACCCCCCTCTACGAGGCGAGGGAGGATTACTCCGGAAGCTTCCGGGTCGTCGAACGGGTCGACGAGTACGGCTCCGGCGTCAAATCCGAGCGGGCCGCCTCCGGAACCGGCATCGTCGCCGTAGATAAAAGGGTCGGGGAGACCCAGAGGAGCTTCGAGCACGGCTCGGGGACCTACGAGGCGGACGAGCTGATCGAGACCTACACCAGCTACATCGCAAAGAATATCTACGTCTCCTACGAGCCCCTCGGCCCCGGCTCCTCCCTCTGGAAAGAGGGGATCGCCTCCAAGAAGCCCGGAATAAGCCTCCTCAGCGAGGAGTACTCCCAGATCGCGGAGCTGGAGAAGGACTCGATAGCCAGGGGGTTGAACGAGCTGGAGACGACCGCCGCCTTCAGCGGGACCGCCCGGTACCGGGTCTTATACTCCAACCGGACCCGGGACCCCGGCGCCAACGCCTCCGCCGCCCCCTGCGCCGCCGGTGGCGCCTGCGGCCCTTGCGCCCCTTGCTCCGACGGCACCGCCAACGGCACCGCCGACGCCTCCTGCGACGCCAAAGCCTTCCGGCACCGCCCCGAGATCGATATCGACGAGATCTACTCCGGCGACTACCGGGTCGAGCGGCGGGTGATGATCTCCGGGGCATCGAAGTACGACCACCCCCACCTCAACGTCACCAAGTCCCTCGTTGGGATCAAGAGCGAGGAGCTGGACTGGGATTACGGCGAGGCCCACCTCCCCGGCGAGGTGAAGACGAGGAGGGTCGCCGATTACACCATCCGGATCGAGAACGACGGGAGCCGGGCCCTCGCCCCCATCCTCGTCCGGGACCTCTTCCCGCCGGGGGCGACCTTCATCGACTCCTCCCTCCGGCCGACGGCCTCCGCCGCCGGGAGCGCCAACTGGACCCTCACCCACCTCGCCATCGGCGGGGTGGCCGAGATCTCCCTCCGCCTCGACGTCACCCGCTTCGCCGGAGAGGAGATGACCAACCGGGTCGAGGTCTGCGGCGGGTACGGCGACAACTGGGTCTGCGCCGGAAACTACACCTCCCTCCAGAGGCGGTGGCTCGCCTGCTGCCCCCAGGACGAGATCACCGTCGTCAAGACCGCCAGGATCGACCCCGAAAACCCCCTGGTCGTCCTCTACACCGTCGTCGTCGAGAACACCGCCGCTGCGACGAGGGCGGCGACGGTCACCGACTACCTCCCCCAGGGGATGGCCCTCCTCGCCTCCTCCCTGCCGGTGGCGAGCCAGGAGGACGGCGTCGTGGTCTGGGTCCTCCCCTCCATGGCCCCGGGGGAGAAGGTGACGATCGAGTTCTCCGCCCTCGCCCCCGGCCTTGGGAGGTACACCAACGTCGTCGAGGTGGAGGCGAGCTCCGTCGACGGCCCCGGGGTCGAGCCGTTACACGTCGCCTCCGTCGTCCAGGTCGGCTCCCCCGAGGAGTGCGGCCCCGCAGGCTGCGGCATCTGGCAGCCCCCGGCCTGGGACTTCCAGCGGATCGGCTACGTCCCCGACCCCCTCGGCTGCGAGATCTTCGCCGGGGAGGAGGGCCTCCCGGAGGTATGA
- a CDS encoding acylphosphatase — protein MERSVILVSGRVQKVGYRSKVIALAQEMGIVGWVGNLPDGRVKVVAEGDAAVLDRFASALKVKNSLIEVAAVEVERHDATGEFDDFSKLVDRGETDSRLDRSAELLKELIDVTRHGFSDLGQKMDRMLDKQDQMLDKQDETIAAIKGIDSKMDRMLDKQDIMIDKQDQMLDKQDQMLDKQDQMLDKQDMMIDKQDQMLDKQDQMLDKQDETTGEVRGLRSDMKGSFDMRLERIETALKEKGII, from the coding sequence ATGGAGCGGTCTGTCATCCTCGTCTCAGGAAGGGTCCAGAAGGTCGGCTACAGGTCGAAGGTCATAGCCCTGGCCCAGGAGATGGGGATCGTCGGATGGGTTGGAAACCTCCCCGACGGGAGGGTGAAGGTCGTCGCCGAGGGAGATGCTGCGGTTCTGGACCGGTTCGCCTCCGCCCTGAAGGTCAAAAACTCCCTCATCGAGGTCGCGGCCGTCGAGGTGGAGCGGCACGATGCCACGGGCGAGTTCGACGACTTCTCGAAGCTCGTGGATAGGGGGGAGACGGACTCGAGGCTCGACAGGTCTGCCGAGCTCCTCAAGGAGCTGATAGACGTCACCAGGCACGGGTTTTCCGATCTGGGGCAGAAGATGGACCGGATGCTCGATAAGCAGGACCAGATGCTCGACAAGCAGGATGAGACTATAGCGGCGATTAAGGGGATCGATTCCAAGATGGACCGGATGCTCGATAAGCAGGACATAATGATCGATAAGCAGGACCAGATGCTCGACAAGCAGGACCAGATGCTCGACAAGCAGGACCAGATGCTCGACAAGCAGGACATGATGATCGATAAGCAGGACCAGATGCTCGATAAGCAGGACCAGATGCTCGACAAGCAGGACGAGACGACGGGGGAGGTCCGGGGGCTGCGGTCGGACATGAAGGGGAGCTTCGATATGCGGCTTGAGCGGATCGAGACGGCCCTGAAGGAGAAGGGGATCATCTGA
- a CDS encoding putative hemolysin, whose product MILAMASIGSATYWEEPRLFVSSSSASVTITGNVVPSAPPVTPVTNPAATFCVNKGYRHEIRTDPVTGNQIGYCVFPDASECEAWAFFRGTCTFTPAPVSGPGEEPVGPVPPSGEGDGDDGAGDGDGGDGGDGAGLEGDGVPTPGVEAASDLERIAGEMEPLLAKEAAGTLTPEEAAALTAKRLELLEAEMVLLEAERARLDLEGRRLSLEAERLALQLEVKGIERRALLGAAEEGDDDRLEEIKALLLILDLREEVLEIEGRGLSGAPLPEDEGRLSELAEAMAYLEGSGSEGGAEG is encoded by the coding sequence ATGATCCTGGCCATGGCCTCGATCGGGTCTGCGACCTACTGGGAGGAGCCACGGCTCTTCGTCTCCTCCTCCTCGGCATCGGTGACGATCACCGGGAACGTGGTTCCTTCGGCCCCCCCCGTCACGCCCGTGACCAACCCTGCGGCCACCTTTTGTGTAAACAAGGGATACCGGCACGAGATCAGGACCGACCCGGTGACGGGAAACCAGATCGGCTACTGCGTCTTCCCCGACGCGAGCGAGTGTGAGGCGTGGGCCTTCTTCCGGGGGACTTGTACCTTCACCCCCGCGCCCGTCTCGGGCCCCGGGGAGGAGCCCGTGGGGCCCGTGCCCCCCTCTGGGGAGGGGGACGGGGACGATGGCGCCGGAGATGGGGACGGCGGAGATGGAGGCGACGGAGCTGGCCTCGAAGGGGACGGGGTCCCGACCCCGGGGGTGGAGGCTGCCTCCGATCTGGAGAGGATAGCTGGGGAGATGGAGCCCCTCCTGGCGAAGGAGGCGGCCGGGACCCTGACCCCGGAGGAGGCGGCAGCCCTGACGGCGAAGAGGCTAGAGCTCCTGGAGGCGGAGATGGTCCTCCTGGAGGCGGAGAGGGCGAGGCTGGATCTCGAGGGGAGGCGGCTGTCCCTGGAGGCGGAGAGGCTCGCCCTCCAGCTGGAGGTGAAGGGGATCGAGAGGAGGGCCCTCCTGGGGGCGGCCGAGGAGGGGGACGACGACCGCCTGGAGGAGATAAAGGCCCTCCTCCTGATCCTGGATCTGAGGGAGGAGGTCCTGGAGATCGAGGGGAGGGGCCTCTCGGGGGCGCCCCTCCCCGAGGATGAGGGGCGGCTCTCGGAGCTCGCCGAGGCGATGGCCTACCTGGAGGGCTCCGGGAGTGAAGGCGGGGCGGAGGGCTGA